ACAATTTACGGTACTGTTAAACGAGGAATAAGAGTTGAACCGTTTTGCGACACAGACGAGTCCACAAACGACATAATAGACGAGAATAACAATGATGATCGACACGTTTCAGAAATGTGTATTTATAGAcagtttcaaacatttttgcTTCGGTAAATTTCCGCATTTAACAAGTAGTTACGAATTACAATCaaaacgtttaaaaatacGTATCAACACGACTTTTTCGACACATTTAGTGCACGTGCCTTATGCGTTTCCCTAACGTTGCGGATGTGCATCATCATTACGCGTCTGTCAGATACAATACGGGTGACTCacatgtttatttataaccTTATTCGAGTAGCTATTAACTATGAAATACTTGTCGAATCGTATATTCATCACACAAGGTGTGgtcgaataataaataataactgaATCCTGAAGATGAATGACACGTTTAACGAATTTGTGTTACACGTCGTCGCTGAGTGCTTAATGGCGGGCCCTAGTCGATTTCAACATTGTCGTAGATATCTCCAAGGATTcaagtccacgtatctcgAACGCAAAAAAGAGTTTAACAGGCTCCGttctatacgcaattctgaaaaaaatattctaatagattttcatttgacgtataaataaaaaaaaaatgacacgaatttaatgaatttaaaattgtgatttcgtagaattcatgccatttctttatttctgcgtcaaatgagAATGTATCGGTGTATTTTTGTTGTAAGAATCTGTACATATTTATCGAATATAGAAGACGCGTAAGTATGGAAATCTTATACtcctcaaatttttcattacttctCTACCAATTCGAACAGTTTACTGTagcatttcgttttttcatgtGGAGATTTTTGCCCTCGGTACTCGGGACTGTACTGAGAAAATGATTAGGAAATAATATCATATTGAGATAattacacatacgtatacgaGGTGACGGCGAAGCCGACGCCAGTCGCCGCTCGTGCTAACATTGGTAAAAACAAGGTACTAAAGTCGAGCAATAACAATTGCATCGAATCTCACGgataaataatcaaagatgTTATTTTTCAGAGAAGGCACCACATTCTTAAGCACGTTCAGAGCCATACAAGATATTCGAGTGACATTTATCTCTAAATAAcatcgaatttgaattttttccaacatcgGCAGCTGCCTTATaagaaatatcatttttcgTAAACAAACATATTCAGGTAGAAATTAATGTAGAAAGTCGTTATAAATAAACGACTTTTGTAAATGTAGAAACTGTGCTGACCATCTACCTTCAATTTTCTCCATTTATGAAATGgtcatttaattaaaaatgaactCTGAATTATCGTACGCAACCCGGACACTGATAACTACAAATAACCGCCTTTAATCCATAAACATTTATCGTGCGAACAATTCGTACGTGTTTCTTCGTGATCATCCACGATTTCCAAACGTTTGTTCCACCATTTTGCGTTGGTTATGTATACAGATACAACTGTTGAATAGTTACCTGTTAAGGATCACTCGTACAATTCGTCACCGAGCTGTAATGGTTAAGAATAAGCGGATACCTACCCGAGATTACTCGGATTAACTATTCCCGAATGTTTACACTTCCCTGCTGACCAGAGCACGTCCGTATACGGGAGTTATTTCCGTGCGACTAAGGACTGgtataaaatagaataagaaaacCCCTTCTATAACCCGCTGTGTGGTCTtgtgtctatatatatatacgcatgtTTGTATGTAAGTGTATAGATGTATTGTATGCCTGGATCTATGACTGATTGTAACCTAGACAGTAAATTCGGTTGCCTATCTGCCGGCACAAGATCGTTCGCGTCATCAGGACTCTTTAGACAGCCACCAGACAGCCGGCCACGTGCGTCTTTTTGGAGTGAAAGTAGTAGACCATACTAGACTCCTATTCAATTTGGTCTGGTTTTAATGATGTTCGCGCGAAAATTTACAACCGGATGAATCGAAAGATTCAGATGATTTTCACATATCAGTTAGTTTTCTTCGCTAATGGTGACGTTTTACCCGTTCCAAAAGCACGCCTTACAATACAGGAGAAAATAATCTTAAAAGCATATAGAACGAGCAAAAGCGCAGCTAGTACGCTTCCGTAAACGTCAAGCAGGGCAACTTGCCACCACGTCAACTTAATCGCTGGTGATCGTAAGGAATCTGCCCCATGTTTCAAGATATACTCAATCCAAAAAACAGCCGTGTCGTGCGGTGACTTTGGTCGGTCCAGAAATTGCTTCGATGCTGCATCCATATTCTTCCTACAAAGTTGTGGAGAAATAACTGAATGTGTGACTCGctaagaaataaaaacgtcAAATGAACATGAGTATCTGATTAAAACTTCGTGACTACGAAGAAATTCTCTTGATTTTGTCAGAAAACAGAAGCTGGCTGCAGAAATAATAAAGTCCTTGAACTCACTTATACTTAGGGTCCTGGGTAACAGTCTTTATGGCTGCAACAATCTCATCTGCCTTCAAATCCTTGTAATTCAAACGTACGGCGATTCCTCTCTCCACGCAAATATTTATGTTACTCATTTGATCGCCGAATAGAGGAATGCCGATCAATGGTACAGCGTAGGCCACTGCTTCTTGCAGTCCCATCAAACCACCGTGTGTTATGAAACCTCTTATATTTTCATGCTCTGGAACCGAAATCTACTTGTCACGAATATTGGATGCATTTGTTATTCAGAAGCAACAACTTCGATCAAATTATGTATGTCAATaagtgtaataattttttagtacAATTTCTACCCCTATTTTACGCCACTTACTCAAAACTTGGACTTGCGGAACCCACGGAAGATGCAGTACATTATCGGGGCATCCCGGTGGTAATTTATCAGGGTCCGCCACTTTTAGCAGAACACGGAGTGGTGCGACCTTGGCAAATGCTGCGTATATTTCGACCACGTCCGCACTTGGAAACGATTCGAACTGAATCATTGATCCGAACGAAAAGTAGATGAAGCCATCGCTACTGTCGTCCAACCATTTCATCAGATgctattatcaaattttaaattttctcatttcctaCTGAACTAGACCATAGGCCGGCGGATTTTATCCAAATTTCCGTAACAATGATCCGTCAGGAGATTCTATCTAAACGAATCTgattattttgtacatttcAATGGTACTTACCACAGGCATTGTTGAATGTTCATCATGGATATGCAGACCTGGGACCTCTACAACAGCCGGGGTCAACGGTCTGATACCGTGAAAAATGGGGTGGGTGTTGACCAGAAGTAGGGACATGTCCCTTTCAAGCTCTTCAACGTCAGGCATGTCTGGCCCGAAGTACTTCTTGACCATGTCGTTCTGTGCTTTCATGTAATATCTAGATTGCAAATTCACGTACACGGTGGTTAACGTGTTTGTGAGTCGCTGCCTGAAGTTCATGTGCGAAGCCGGGCGGTCCGAGATCTCGGATACGATGGCTGTGTTCAAGGGGTTGCCAAGTGGTGCGTTGGCCTGAGGCATTATCGTCGCAGAGGACAAACCGATCACCGGAACTTTCAAATGCCTTCCAAAGGCAAAGTAGCAGCTCGCGAAGAATAACtgcgagtgaaaaaaattgatgggAATTGGATTCACACGTTTAATTTTGTAATGATTCGTTTCCATTAAGTGTATAGTCCAAATTACGAAGTAATACAACTCACCTCTGTAATGACTAAATCGTACGGTGGATCAGTAGGAGGATTCTTTATTAAATTCTGCATTTCAGGTTTTCCAAGTGATTCACAAACGTCGTTTCCAGCCAATTTAATCACAATTTGCATAGATGCACTGCTAATACTTTGCAATAATTCATATGTCATACTGTTGTGTACTACTATACCTGTACCTCTTAAACTGATTATGTTAGTGTAATTCGGAGGTGCATTCTCTAGCGGAAAATGGCTAACAACATCAACCTGGTGTCCGGCATTGGCAAGACTCTTTAGCACCTCTTTAAACATTGCAAAATGACTCTTTCCTTGCAAAGGGAACATTCCCAATATTCTGGCTCCCTTGGCATGTCGTCCAAAGCAGATTATGCAGGATAATGAAACCAGCAACAGGTGCGTCAACTTCATTTTGACTTGCATTTACTATCACTTGTTTATTGTCGGAAAGCGGGTTAACATCACCCACTACACGCAAACACGTCTCGTGAGGTACTCGCTGGACTTGGCTGTCGAATTCGTACGATTAGTCACGTAGTGCGACGATCTTATCTTTTCACAGAAGCCTATCCATTTCTATTTCCTTCGAtagtataaattatacaagtcATGAGTTCTATCGTTGTAACTTTGCTATCTCAAGAGTTTTCCACAGTGGAGAACTTACCATTCAGCTCAAAATACTCACATATCAGGTATTTTACACTTAGTCTCGTAATTACTTTCACGCTTTACGCCCCGTGATTTCTGGCGATTAGAATTTTGCGAGCATAATTTCAGATCGCGTTAACGATCACTCTCGGCCGCACATCTGATACTTCAATAGTAAACGCACGTGGTGCAGCTTTCAAATTCAGACAGACTGTTACCACCGAATTTTCGCCGTTAAGAAGTATTCATTGTGTTCTTTGATGTAAGTGTTTCGCCACTTCAGAGAGTGCGTTAGACATCGCGTTCGGAAGTTTCGTTCACAGTGAGGTTTGCTTGCATTCACTTcctattattatatacatttctAGGACACTAGAAACTGACAATAACACACAATATTACCGTCGAATCAAAACGACACCGGCCTAGCGCACCTTCTTTAATTTTTAGTTGACTTGTGACACGGTCATTTCAGCATCTACGTTTTTATACGTACGGCGATAAGCTAATTAGATAATATTGTGTACAGATACGTGGTTTCGGGCGATTACATATCTCTgtatctataaatttttcgacgaaCAAACATACGTCAGAAAATAAATGAGGACAAATAATAATGAGttctaaaataaataataactaaCAATGAACCAAGAGGTTCTCTTGTACTTCTATACGTAGAAAAACAGTGATATACATTTCATTCCGAAATATCAGTATATCACGTATGCTAATCACTTGCGATGCTAAATTAGAGTATCAAATGCATATAGTCATTATTTTACTTATAACCGGTTCGTACAGAAATGTGTATCTCAGTTTCCTGCATCTGTTTCATTTCACCGCCATCCGCTTAATATCACGTtgttatgtaatataatattattatgtataaggTACAGGGAAACTGCTGAATCTGATAACGGGTAAAGTCTCCTGCAGCTGTATAACAATCGCTGCTGTCTCTGTCGACTTATTATCTGTGCGATTGTATTTAATGAAGCGGGTGCAGTGatattgaatttcacaagGTACTCCATCATCATTAGTTAAGGAACACATAAGCTGCCTATTCGACATAATCTGCAACGAGTGAAGTTCGTACACCAATGTCACAACCATTGTGACAAAAGTTCCGGATATATTTTAGCttcaattcgttttcttcGATAGAGGTAAGGATGCACTTGTTCGAAAAACGTGACCaagaatcgttgaaaaaataaactttacgATGTACAGAATGAGCAGGAGTGAAGCAAGTACGGTGCCGTATACGTCCAGTAACTCTACTTGCCACCACGTTAACTTAGTGGCTGGCGATCGCAAAGAATCTGCCCCATGTTTCAGGATATACTCGATCCAAAAAACCGCCATATCGTGAGGAGACCTCGGTCGGTCCAGGAATTGCTTCGATACTGCAACCATGTTCTTTCTAGAAaagcagagagaaaaaactcGATATGTGAATCgctaagaaaaaagaattgaaaggAATCTAAGTATTTGGTTAGAATCTTGTAACAGAAGAGAAATAGCAGATATTAGACActaaataaatgtttgagtTCCCTGAATTGAAATGGTTTTAGCGAAAAACGGAAACTAACAAAAGTAGAAAGGAATTTGAACTCACTTATACTTAGGGTCCTGGGTAACAGTCTTTATGGCTGCAACAATCTTATCTGCCTTCAAATCCGTGTAATTCAAACGTACGGCGATTCCTCTCTCCACGCAAATATTTATGTTACCCATTTGATCGCCGAATAGAGGAATGCCGATCAATGGTACAGCGTAAGCCACTGCCTCTTGAAGTCCCATCAAACCGCCGTGCGTTACAAAGGCCCGAATATTTTTGTGCTCtgagaacaaaaatttttattaataggtatatgtatatgaatttaTTGTTCAGAAAAGGAACCGGTGACCAAATTATGCTTTACCATGAGCGCTACAAATCTTTGGTATTGttatctcaatttttctactcaCTCAAAACTTGTACTTGTGGAACCCAATGCAAAGGCAACACGTTGTTGGGCCATCCACGTGGTAGTTTTTTCGGATCCGACACTTTCAACAGAATACGAAGTGGTGCAACCTTGGCAAATGCCGCGTATATCTCAGCCAGATCCGCACTCGGAAATGATTCAAACATCACCAGCGAGCCAAACGAGAAGTAGATGAAACCGTCGCTGCTGTCGCTCAACCATTTCCTTAAATACTGTATTTGATTGATCGATTTCATTGAGACTCTGagtcgataaatttttgaaaatatcccTAATATTGATAACTTGTGCAATTCTGTATCATTCTCTGAGGTAAATGAAGCAATAACAGCGTAAGCTCTAGGTATACAATATTGAACTAATTCAATTCAGTGTTAAGCCGAGCACCAATTTCTATCGATCCAACCTACAGGGAGGCATATATTATCAGGCTCAAGAAAGCTTACCGCAGGTATTGTTGAGTTATCATCATGGATGTGCAGACCTGAGACCTCTACAACAGCCGGGGTCAACGGTCTGATACCGTGAAAAATAGGGTGGGTGTTGACCAGAAGTAGGGACATGTCCCTTTCAAGCTCTTCAACGTCAGGCATGTCTGGCCCGAAGTACTTCTTGACCATGTCGTTCTGTGCTTTCATGTAATATCTAGATTGTAAATTCATGTACACAGTGGTTAACGTGTTTGTGAGTCGCTGCCTGAAGTTCATGTGCGAAGCCGGGCGGTCCGAGATCTCGGATACGATGGCTGTGTTCAAGGGATTGCCAAGTGGTGCGTTGGCTTGAGGCACTATCGTTGAAGAAGATAGACCAATTACCGGAACTTTCAGATGCCTTCCGAAGGCAAAGTAGCAGCTAGCATAGAACAACTGCAAGTGAACAATTTCCAGGAAATCAGATTCACGTGTTCAAGCTTGTGATTATTTGATTCAATCAAGGATAGTTGAAGTCGTCAACAAACATGAGTTACCTCTGTAATGACTAAATCGTACGGTGGATCAGTTGGcggattttttatcaaattttgcacCTCGGAATGTCCAAGTGCTTCGCAAATGTCGTTTCCAGTCAATTGAACTAGATCTTGCAATTCCGCACCAGCGAAGGTTTTCACCAATTCATATGACATGTTATTGACCACTGTAATACCTATGCCTGCTAAACTGATCATATCGTTGTAATTTGGAGGTACATTCCTCTGCGGAAAGTGACTAACCATATCAACCTGGTGCCCCGCCTTGGCAAGGCTTTTCATCACTTCTTTGAACATTGCGAAATGACTCTTTCCTGGCAAGGGAAACACTCCCAATATTCTAGCTCCCTCGACATTTCGTGCGAGGCAGATTGCGCAGAACAAAATCAGCAGCAGATGTGTCGGCTTCATTCTTTCTTTGGGCTCAACTATACCGTTATCCGTTGATTGTTGAAATCGAACTGAAGTCTTCGACAAGTACACATGAATACAACTCACATGATATTAGGTTACTATCAAACCCTATCACGGTCCCACCGTGTGCACAACTCGAAAGTAGTCGTAACAACGCTCAGCATTTTACTAAGCCAAATATGTAATCCGTTTGGTTCCTATCAACCATTTCAAAATACGCATGTCACGATCCATATCACCATCGCGATAAATCGTTGTCACTGCTTCGGAGTGGGGGGAGGGCTTATCGCAGCGTACCATCAGGTACTCATACAGCTTCATCGATCTGCATACTGTATAACGAATCGATAATCCTAATGGAAGTTTTCAGATTTCCCCAGCACGAGACTTTTGGAAAACAGGATTACGGTAACATGATTTCTGACATCGTAGTCATATTTGCTCCCCTCGAACAAATCCATTAGCTCTGATCCTGAAAAGTTGACCGACTATCTGAGAATCTGGTCAAACATAATCCAATGTAAATTCACGCGAAAATGTTAAACGCTATCAAGATTTTTTGGCAGTATAGTCAGACTCGTGAAGCATTCAATCATGATAGCAGTATTAATAAGCTTCGTTAAGTATTACGCTTGATTCGGAGTGTATCAGTGAGTTGTAGTCCCTGATTACACCTGAGTTTATATGCTGTGAGTAGATATAAAGTCGGTATTCGAAGGTTAGTCGCCGGTTGCTTCGTCTCGATGATTAAAGCGATGAATAGCACCAGATTGAGATGCTTCCAGTCAAAAGCACCCGCTCTTGTTGTAACTCATGGGGTGTATAGTCTTATCTAGAAAACGTAATGAGATTTTACTGTCAATTAAGCACCTGGGTGAATTGATCCTGTGTAAATAAACCATTCTACAAGACATTAATCACAGCTGTTACCGCATTCAAGCtgatatctatatatatggAAGATTACTGAACTGATACTACAGAAACTTAgaactgaaattcaaaatcaatgGTAACAgtaaaagacaaaaaatacTGAGTATAATTTAAAAGTTTTGTTTTACGAGTGGAGTAATtgggattaaaaatttttgtcgaaGATATACACggacggattttttttctcctttacGTAAATGGTACAGCTTACCCtgataacaatgaaaattatagCACAAATACAGCTAGCGAATCTCAAGTAAGCAATATTACTTTAGAGATACGCTACGGAGCCGATACAGGTTGCGATTCAGATTgctatacataggtatgtagcTGTGTACATGTACCAATTCGGAGTGTAATCTGTTTGGTGAAACATTGTGCAAGTGTTAGGTGACctcaaaaaaaggaaggaaaaaaacttgatctAGACTGATATAAATCTATTGCCGAGGTAGATGACGCATTGGAACCAGACGATCGAGATCTGTTCAAACGCTATCGTGACCAAATAGGAGGCGAGTGATATCACAGTTCGCCATTTTGAATGACAATGACTCGCAGTTGATCCGTTTACTCTATCTTGTTAATGGATTCcgtaatatatacatacgctGGTTTCAGGTCGATCGATATagaattgttggaaaaaatacaaGTGCCATCAACACGTTCGTACACGCGTGGCACTTCGACATTATACGTTAACCGATCTTACAATTAACTGTATATCGAGTATCTACCTCACTTCGTTTTTTTAGAAGGGGGCACGCTTCTCTTCTCGGTTCTTAGAACAATTGCTGAAAGTTTACTAATTACGACTATTAACAAATGTACAGCGAGGCTGGCAGCCAAGAGCAAAGCTCCGTAGACGTCGAATAGCTCAGTCTGCCACCAAGTTAATTCCATAGCAGGAGATTTAAGATTTGTCCCACCGTATCTGACCACATACTCAACCCAGAAAGTGGCTGTTTCCATCGCGGTCATTGGGCGGTCTCGGAATTCTTCAGATAATCTCTTTGCTGTTTTCCTGAAATGTTATGGTGAATCTCATTACTGTTATATGAGTAAGGTGAGAGTCAGTAGCCCACGAATTTTAAACACCATTAGGCCTCAAACGGTATTCTGATGACCTTAAGTGCGTTCATTCACGGCAGTGTGGATAAAGACATCACTCACAAATATGTTGGGTCATTCAGCACAGTACTAAAGGCAGCGTCCAAGTTTTCCTCTGTGAGATTTTTATGATCCAGACTCActgcgatttttttctctgcgtAAAACTCGATGTTCTGCATTTGATCTCCAAACAGAGGTACGCCGATCATTGGAACCCCGCAATAGATTGCTTCTTGAGTTCCCATAAGACCGCCGTGAGTTACGAACACCTTTATGTTTTTGTGCCCTAGAAGTATCAATAATTGGTCGATTAATCATTAAAATCTGAGGTTTAGTTGCGGGGTGTGATGATAATTCGTATTGgcaggaatttaaaaaaatgcctTTTACAACTTCCTCCTACAATCGATGTCTACACCGCTTGAACACTTACGAAGTACAGCAAATTGCGAAATCCACGGACGAGTCATAACGTTGCTTGGTAGCCCAGGCGGCAATTCGTTTGGTTTTGATATTCTCATTAGGACGCGTACCGGTGCCAACTTTGCCAAGGATGCGTAAAGGGCGTTCAACGATTTTGTAGGATATGACTCTATTTTCACCATGGATCCAAACGAGATATAGACGAAACCATCTTTGCTGTCGTCCAGCCACTGTTGTACATcctgtgaaaaagaaaagaggaagTCAAGTTCTTTATTATGATTTTCCGAGGAGATGAATTcataattgtttaaacaaagtGAATGTAGTAACGCAGGATGGGGTGCAAAAATGCGAAAGACCAAAAAGTCGGTGCaacgaaattccgaaagtCAAGCTACCGACGGTTAAAATCGTAGAAAGaccataaaaataaaaactgagaACGCAAAAATACCGACATTTCTTTCATTGAGAATGGCCAAGATTACAAAgggcaaaatattgaattgcaAAAATACCGAACAGGCGAGAAATCGACTTTTCAAATGTCAGACTCGAGCCTTTGTCGAAAACCTACGAATCCGAAGTTATGAATAACGACTGACCAAAGACTCAAATGGTTGAATAAAAACAGAATGACCAAAATACCGACACGTTGGATGACGTCAGAAATCCATATATTCTCTGCGACACTATGACAAGCGTATCGCGGCCTTTCGGCTTTCCGGCCCTTCTGCATTTTGCGGATCATACTGATCATACGGTCCTTCTGAACTTTTATTGTCGACTACtaattttttcggtttttcgcCTGTTCGAAGGATTAGCCGctctcaatatttatttcgGAACTTTCGTTTTTCTGTATCTCCAGATTCTATGCTTTGGTCATTCGGAATGCCGACTGTTATGAAATAGTATATTTCACAGTTAGCGTACTAAGGTAGTCATTATGTGGCCAGGGCAATGTTTCCAACAACGACCAGCACGAATCGTAGTGATACATGCACGGGCCGAAGGCCTTCGTAATGACTACCTTAGTACGCTAACTGTGAAATATACTATTTCGGATTAGAGAGCGTTCGGTTAAGTGAACTTTCGGAAAAGCGGTTATTCTACCGggtgatttatcgaaaatcccAACTTCGGTACGCTgctctttttttgtttcaaaattcgtatCTCGAAATCTTCAGGTTTTCAACCAGTCGACTTTTTGGTCTTTCGGGATTTTGACCCTCCGCCCGTAACGCAAACCAGAACTTACATTCGGCAACGGGTCTGGGATATCTGCAATGTGAAGTCCTCCGACTTCAACTACGGCCATAGTAATCGGCCTGACTCCATTAAGGCTGTAGTGCGAATTGACTAGAAGTAAGGACACATTCCTCATGGCTTCGTCCAGGCTGGGCGCGTGGTTCCCAATGTACTTTTTTATCTGTTCATTTTGTTTATCGCTGTAATACcagtattcaaattttacctTCAGCAACGTCAGAGCGTTCTGAAATCGTTgccaaaaattcattcgaacgTCTAAACCTGAAAATGTATGAGGAATGTAGGCTGGATTATCAGGATTTGCCACGACGTCGTTCACCCACGGCCACACGGCGCTCGTAACGACTCCGACAACGGGAACTTTGAAATGTTGGCCCAGAGCCGCATAACAGTTGGCACCGAATAGCTGGAAAGAATAATGGTTTGTAAATGGGATGTATTATTAACATGACGAGTAAACCCAGTGCATGGCGAAAAAAGATCAATTTTGATCTTGGTTCACTGCATAAGTTTCGCCCCGCTTACTTTGATCACAAATCGATCATTGCGACGGAAAGAATTAAAAGACGACGAATTCGTTGGATCGTAATGCATAAATGATGTTATTAACAAACAGCGCAATATTCACGTGTTTATTATGGTCATTGTTCCGTTGGAATATTCATGCAGTGGTAGAACGCAACATTCAGCGTAATTAGACGAGATAATTAGGATGCGAGTAGTCCAAGCGATATTTTCAAGCAACACTGCCGCACAGATACAACTGTTTGCAATTTCGGTAAGTTACATAAGTTACAAGATCGTAAGGCAAGGACGGAACAATTGACCAATCGTGTGAAGAGTTAAGAGATTTAGCTTGAAATTTGTCAGCTCATAAATCACCGCGCAATTTTTCGGCGACACAGACAATTCGTAGGTTGCGGTTCTACGATTACAATTTTCACCTACCTCTACGATAACTAAATCGTAAGGAGAATCCTCCCGATTTTTGATGATCTTCTGGAACTCCGGAAGTGCCATTAGGTCACACAAGTCATTACCGTATGTAGTGGCAATGGCGGGAATAATGGCCTTGTCTAACAGGTTCGATAA
This is a stretch of genomic DNA from Neodiprion fabricii isolate iyNeoFabr1 chromosome 2, iyNeoFabr1.1, whole genome shotgun sequence. It encodes these proteins:
- the LOC124175909 gene encoding UDP-glucosyltransferase 2-like yields the protein MQVKMKLTHLLLVSLSCIICFGRHAKGARILGMFPLQGKSHFAMFKEVLKSLANAGHQVDVVSHFPLENAPPNYTNIISLRGTGIVVHNSMTYELLQSISSASMQIVIKLAGNDVCESLGKPEMQNLIKNPPTDPPYDLVITELFFASCYFAFGRHLKVPVIGLSSATIMPQANAPLGNPLNTAIVSEISDRPASHMNFRQRLTNTLTTVYVNLQSRYYMKAQNDMVKKYFGPDMPDVEELERDMSLLLVNTHPIFHGIRPLTPAVVEVPGLHIHDEHSTMPVHLMKWLDDSSDGFIYFSFGSMIQFESFPSADVVEIYAAFAKVAPLRVLLKVADPDKLPPGCPDNVLHLPWVPQVQVLKHENIRGFITHGGLMGLQEAVAYAVPLIGIPLFGDQMSNINICVERGIAVRLNYKDLKADEIVAAIKTVTQDPKYKKNMDAASKQFLDRPKSPHDTAVFWIEYILKHGADSLRSPAIKLTWWQVALLDVYGSVLAALLLVLYAFKIIFSCIVRRAFGTGKTSPLAKKTN